In the Oryza glaberrima chromosome 6, OglaRS2, whole genome shotgun sequence genome, one interval contains:
- the LOC127777929 gene encoding uncharacterized protein LOC127777929 has translation MASDVAMAIVLSLGCAVVGGPEVLRVLLGLSGRSPVDDVAICVFVLGAVTAPVLGNMLLARYVRVVPGAAAAAAAPHAPAVDPFARVTVAVALAVALVVAACLILVVPSSAHSAIRDPGSGAA, from the coding sequence ATGGCTTCTGATGTTGCGATGGCGATTGTTCTCTCCCTCGGCTGCGCCGTGGTGGGCGGCCCCGAGGTGCTCCGCGTCCTGCTCGGCCTCTCCGGCCGGAGCCCCGTCGACGACGTCGCCATTTGCGTCTTCGTCTTGGGCGCCGTCACCGCGCCAGTCCTCGGGAACATGCTTCTCGCGCGCTACGTCCGCGTCGttccaggcgccgccgccgcggcggctgcgcctCATGCTCCCGCCGTGGATCCCTTCGCGCGGGTGACTGTTGCGgtggcgctcgccgtcgccctcgtcgtcgccgcctgcctCATCCTCGTCGTCCCCTCCTCCGCCCACTCCGCCATCCGCGACCCCGGCTCCGGCGCTGCCTGA
- the LOC127776614 gene encoding UMP-CMP kinase 4-like isoform X1, with product MRGGLVASARLLPRPLVRWFLQRRAQQDINENMSGGKKVKIIFVLGGPGSGKGTQCSNIVEHFGFIHLSAGELLRAEINSGSENGTMIDTIIKEGKIVPSEITIKLLQEAIIKGGNDKYIIDGFPRNEENRVVFESVINISPEFVLFFDCSEEEMERRLLGRNQGRSDDNIETIRKRLKVFVESSLPVIEYYESKGMVKKVCTFVMVMHASCSTVYSPYRIYRLVII from the exons ATGCGTGGAGGTCTGGTCGCCTCTGCGCGGCTACTCCCTCGCCCTCTCGTCCGGTGGTTTCTCCAGCGACGAGCTCAGCAG GATATTAATGAGAACATGTCGGGTGGCAAGAaagttaaaattatatttgttctAG GTGGTCCTGGAAGTGGAAAAGGAACTCAGTGCAGCAATATTGTAGAGCATTTTGGTTTTATCCATCTTAGCGCTGGTGAACTCTTGCGTGCAGAAATCAATTCTGGTTCAGAGAACGG AACCATGATTGACACTATCATAAAGGAAGGGAAAATCGTCCCATCTGAGATAACCATAAAGCTTTTGCAAGAAGCCATAATAAAAGGTGGAAATGACAAGTATATCATTGATGGATTTCCACGGAACGAAGAGAATCGTGTTGTATTTGAGAGTGTT ATAAACATATCTCCTGAATTTGTTCTATTTTTCGATTGTTCTGAGGAAGAAATGGAAAGGCGCCTTTTGGGTCGCAACCAG GGAAGAAGTGATGATAACATTGAGACTATCAGGAAAAGATTGAAAGTTTTTGTAGAATCCAGCTTGCCTGTCATTGAGTATTATGAGTCAAAAGGCATGGTTAAGAAGGTGTGTACATTTGTAATGGTTATGCATGCTTCTTGCAGTACAGTTTATTCTCCCTACCGGATTTATAGACTTGTCATCATTTAA
- the LOC127776614 gene encoding UMP-CMP kinase 4-like isoform X3, with amino-acid sequence MRGGLVASARLLPRPLVRWFLQRRAQQDINENMSGGKKVKIIFVLGGPGSGKGTQCSNIVEHFGFIHLSAGELLRAEINSGSENGTMIDTIIKEGKIVPSEITIKLLQEAIIKGGNDKYIIDGFPRNEENRVVFESVINISPEFVLFFDCSEEEMERRLLGRNQGRSDDNIETIRKRLKVFVESSLPVIEYYESKGMVKKIDATKPAPEVFEDVKAIFTHMA; translated from the exons ATGCGTGGAGGTCTGGTCGCCTCTGCGCGGCTACTCCCTCGCCCTCTCGTCCGGTGGTTTCTCCAGCGACGAGCTCAGCAG GATATTAATGAGAACATGTCGGGTGGCAAGAaagttaaaattatatttgttctAG GTGGTCCTGGAAGTGGAAAAGGAACTCAGTGCAGCAATATTGTAGAGCATTTTGGTTTTATCCATCTTAGCGCTGGTGAACTCTTGCGTGCAGAAATCAATTCTGGTTCAGAGAACGG AACCATGATTGACACTATCATAAAGGAAGGGAAAATCGTCCCATCTGAGATAACCATAAAGCTTTTGCAAGAAGCCATAATAAAAGGTGGAAATGACAAGTATATCATTGATGGATTTCCACGGAACGAAGAGAATCGTGTTGTATTTGAGAGTGTT ATAAACATATCTCCTGAATTTGTTCTATTTTTCGATTGTTCTGAGGAAGAAATGGAAAGGCGCCTTTTGGGTCGCAACCAG GGAAGAAGTGATGATAACATTGAGACTATCAGGAAAAGATTGAAAGTTTTTGTAGAATCCAGCTTGCCTGTCATTGAGTATTATGAGTCAAAAGGCATGGTTAAGAAG ATTGATGCGACAAAACCAGCCCCTGAGGTGTTTGAAGATGTGAAAGCCATCTTTACCCATATGGCTTGA
- the LOC127776614 gene encoding UMP-CMP kinase 4-like isoform X2, with protein MFSLNHGGILVAMSTAMDDPDVLTEKKDINENMSGGKKVKIIFVLGGPGSGKGTQCSNIVEHFGFIHLSAGELLRAEINSGSENGTMIDTIIKEGKIVPSEITIKLLQEAIIKGGNDKYIIDGFPRNEENRVVFESVINISPEFVLFFDCSEEEMERRLLGRNQGRSDDNIETIRKRLKVFVESSLPVIEYYESKGMVKKVCTFVMVMHASCSTVYSPYRIYRLVII; from the exons ATGTTTAGTCTGAATCATGGGGGTATTCTTGTAGCCATGAGCACAGCCATGGATGATCCAGACGTCCTTACTGAAAAGAAG GATATTAATGAGAACATGTCGGGTGGCAAGAaagttaaaattatatttgttctAG GTGGTCCTGGAAGTGGAAAAGGAACTCAGTGCAGCAATATTGTAGAGCATTTTGGTTTTATCCATCTTAGCGCTGGTGAACTCTTGCGTGCAGAAATCAATTCTGGTTCAGAGAACGG AACCATGATTGACACTATCATAAAGGAAGGGAAAATCGTCCCATCTGAGATAACCATAAAGCTTTTGCAAGAAGCCATAATAAAAGGTGGAAATGACAAGTATATCATTGATGGATTTCCACGGAACGAAGAGAATCGTGTTGTATTTGAGAGTGTT ATAAACATATCTCCTGAATTTGTTCTATTTTTCGATTGTTCTGAGGAAGAAATGGAAAGGCGCCTTTTGGGTCGCAACCAG GGAAGAAGTGATGATAACATTGAGACTATCAGGAAAAGATTGAAAGTTTTTGTAGAATCCAGCTTGCCTGTCATTGAGTATTATGAGTCAAAAGGCATGGTTAAGAAGGTGTGTACATTTGTAATGGTTATGCATGCTTCTTGCAGTACAGTTTATTCTCCCTACCGGATTTATAGACTTGTCATCATTTAA
- the LOC127776614 gene encoding UMP-CMP kinase 4-like isoform X4 — protein sequence MFSLNHGGILVAMSTAMDDPDVLTEKKDINENMSGGKKVKIIFVLGGPGSGKGTQCSNIVEHFGFIHLSAGELLRAEINSGSENGTMIDTIIKEGKIVPSEITIKLLQEAIIKGGNDKYIIDGFPRNEENRVVFESVINISPEFVLFFDCSEEEMERRLLGRNQGRSDDNIETIRKRLKVFVESSLPVIEYYESKGMVKKIDATKPAPEVFEDVKAIFTHMA from the exons ATGTTTAGTCTGAATCATGGGGGTATTCTTGTAGCCATGAGCACAGCCATGGATGATCCAGACGTCCTTACTGAAAAGAAG GATATTAATGAGAACATGTCGGGTGGCAAGAaagttaaaattatatttgttctAG GTGGTCCTGGAAGTGGAAAAGGAACTCAGTGCAGCAATATTGTAGAGCATTTTGGTTTTATCCATCTTAGCGCTGGTGAACTCTTGCGTGCAGAAATCAATTCTGGTTCAGAGAACGG AACCATGATTGACACTATCATAAAGGAAGGGAAAATCGTCCCATCTGAGATAACCATAAAGCTTTTGCAAGAAGCCATAATAAAAGGTGGAAATGACAAGTATATCATTGATGGATTTCCACGGAACGAAGAGAATCGTGTTGTATTTGAGAGTGTT ATAAACATATCTCCTGAATTTGTTCTATTTTTCGATTGTTCTGAGGAAGAAATGGAAAGGCGCCTTTTGGGTCGCAACCAG GGAAGAAGTGATGATAACATTGAGACTATCAGGAAAAGATTGAAAGTTTTTGTAGAATCCAGCTTGCCTGTCATTGAGTATTATGAGTCAAAAGGCATGGTTAAGAAG ATTGATGCGACAAAACCAGCCCCTGAGGTGTTTGAAGATGTGAAAGCCATCTTTACCCATATGGCTTGA
- the LOC127776614 gene encoding UMP-CMP kinase 4-like isoform X5, whose amino-acid sequence MSTAMDDPDVLTEKKDINENMSGGKKVKIIFVLGGPGSGKGTQCSNIVEHFGFIHLSAGELLRAEINSGSENGTMIDTIIKEGKIVPSEITIKLLQEAIIKGGNDKYIIDGFPRNEENRVVFESVINISPEFVLFFDCSEEEMERRLLGRNQGRSDDNIETIRKRLKVFVESSLPVIEYYESKGMVKKVCTFVMVMHASCSTVYSPYRIYRLVII is encoded by the exons ATGAGCACAGCCATGGATGATCCAGACGTCCTTACTGAAAAGAAG GATATTAATGAGAACATGTCGGGTGGCAAGAaagttaaaattatatttgttctAG GTGGTCCTGGAAGTGGAAAAGGAACTCAGTGCAGCAATATTGTAGAGCATTTTGGTTTTATCCATCTTAGCGCTGGTGAACTCTTGCGTGCAGAAATCAATTCTGGTTCAGAGAACGG AACCATGATTGACACTATCATAAAGGAAGGGAAAATCGTCCCATCTGAGATAACCATAAAGCTTTTGCAAGAAGCCATAATAAAAGGTGGAAATGACAAGTATATCATTGATGGATTTCCACGGAACGAAGAGAATCGTGTTGTATTTGAGAGTGTT ATAAACATATCTCCTGAATTTGTTCTATTTTTCGATTGTTCTGAGGAAGAAATGGAAAGGCGCCTTTTGGGTCGCAACCAG GGAAGAAGTGATGATAACATTGAGACTATCAGGAAAAGATTGAAAGTTTTTGTAGAATCCAGCTTGCCTGTCATTGAGTATTATGAGTCAAAAGGCATGGTTAAGAAGGTGTGTACATTTGTAATGGTTATGCATGCTTCTTGCAGTACAGTTTATTCTCCCTACCGGATTTATAGACTTGTCATCATTTAA
- the LOC127776614 gene encoding UMP-CMP kinase 4-like isoform X6 encodes MSGGKKVKIIFVLGGPGSGKGTQCSNIVEHFGFIHLSAGELLRAEINSGSENGTMIDTIIKEGKIVPSEITIKLLQEAIIKGGNDKYIIDGFPRNEENRVVFESVINISPEFVLFFDCSEEEMERRLLGRNQGRSDDNIETIRKRLKVFVESSLPVIEYYESKGMVKKVCTFVMVMHASCSTVYSPYRIYRLVII; translated from the exons ATGTCGGGTGGCAAGAaagttaaaattatatttgttctAG GTGGTCCTGGAAGTGGAAAAGGAACTCAGTGCAGCAATATTGTAGAGCATTTTGGTTTTATCCATCTTAGCGCTGGTGAACTCTTGCGTGCAGAAATCAATTCTGGTTCAGAGAACGG AACCATGATTGACACTATCATAAAGGAAGGGAAAATCGTCCCATCTGAGATAACCATAAAGCTTTTGCAAGAAGCCATAATAAAAGGTGGAAATGACAAGTATATCATTGATGGATTTCCACGGAACGAAGAGAATCGTGTTGTATTTGAGAGTGTT ATAAACATATCTCCTGAATTTGTTCTATTTTTCGATTGTTCTGAGGAAGAAATGGAAAGGCGCCTTTTGGGTCGCAACCAG GGAAGAAGTGATGATAACATTGAGACTATCAGGAAAAGATTGAAAGTTTTTGTAGAATCCAGCTTGCCTGTCATTGAGTATTATGAGTCAAAAGGCATGGTTAAGAAGGTGTGTACATTTGTAATGGTTATGCATGCTTCTTGCAGTACAGTTTATTCTCCCTACCGGATTTATAGACTTGTCATCATTTAA
- the LOC127776613 gene encoding fatty-acid-binding protein 2-like, with the protein MKADRLILSNLDHDLGYLHKFPSDFPMSHDLGLSLFTHAGTMVGSSLRQHRQICSSGNLIVQEAFDRLNKFARAFCYWLSRVSNPKNLRRLMSMEGPSSRACQSHINHLSSRMQNLAVLQFGYLVREEHAVQLLLANFSSTTLGRLWNDFQQQHACNVLTLAGAMAIVPPLENISLKTLAESMALGNIKDYVSRPMDKPYLEDKCIKSRSVAVPSTIFQGDAIEPKTGIKFPAFLEDDSSPSTTVLVGMGFKGVKVMSVKNLDLYAFGLYLQPNTISEKLGPKYASVPTINLKDNPDFYDDLLRENLPMRVRLVLHYNGLSIGAVRDVFEKSLGLRLQKMNPNTDYHCLKTFGSYFNEDIPIPAGTKIDFCQTSDGQLITEIDGRQIGAVKSKDLCRALFGMYIGDSPVSLQAKKDIAQNVAGLIGKC; encoded by the exons ATGAAGGCCGATCGGTTAATCTTGTCCAATCTCGACCATGATTTGGGATATCTACACAAGTTTCCCTCAGATTTTCCAATGTCTCATGATCTTGGGTTGAGCTTGTTTACGCATGCCGGTACAATGGTGGGAAGTTCTTTGCGACAGCACAGGCAGATCTGTTCTTCAGGAAATTTGATTGTTCAGGAAGCATTTGATCGCCTCAACAAGTTTGCCAGAGCTTTCTGCTACTGGCTTTCTAGAGTGTCTAATCCCAAGAATTTACGTAGGCTAATGAGTATGGAAGGCCCTAGCTCTAGAGCTTGCCAGTCACATATCAATCATTTGAGCTCCCGTATGCAAAATTTGGCTGTATTGCAGTTTGGTTATCTAGTAAGAGAAGAGCATGCTGTACAACTGCTTTTAGCTAACTTCTCAAGCACAACACTTGGGCGACTCTGGAATGATTTTCAGCAGCAACATGCCTGCAATGTTCTTACTCTGGCTGGTGCCATGGCTATTGTACCCCCTCTTGAAAATAT ATCACTGAAGACGCTCGCAGAGTCAATGGCACTGGGAAATATCAAGGACTATGTCAGCAGACCTATGGATAAGCCTTATCTGGAGGACAAATGCATAAAAAGTAGATCTGTTGCAGTGCCAAGCACAATATTTCAGGGAGAtgcaattgaaccaaaaactgGAATCAAGTTTCCTGCATTTCTCGAAGATGACTCCAGTCCATCTACAACG GTCCTTGTTGGGATGGGTTTCAAAGGTGTGAAAGTAATGAGTGTCAAAAATTTGGATCTGTACGCTTTTGGTTTAT aTCTGCAACCGAATACTATTTCTGAGAAGCTGGGACCTAAGTATGCTTCTGTTCCAACCATCAACTTGAAGGACAACCCAGATTTCTATGATGATCTTTTGAG GGAAAACCTTCCTATGAGAGTTAGATTGGTACTTCACTACAACGGCCTTAGCATTGGTGCAGTGCGAGA TGTATTTGAGAAGTCACTTGGCCTGCGCCTCCAGAAG ATGAATCCCAACACTGATTATCATTGCTTGAAAACTTTTGGTTCTTACTTCAATGAAGACATTCCTATTCCTGCG GGTACAAAGATCGACTTCTGCCAAACTTCTGATGGCCAGCTAATAACAGAAA TTGATGGCAGACAAATTGGTGCTGTTAAGAGCAAAGACCTCTGCA GGGCTCTGTTCGGTATGTACATTGGCGATTCACCGGTCTCATTGCAGGCCAAAAAAGATATTGCCCAAAACGTAGCCGGGCTCATAGGTAAATGCTGA
- the LOC127775838 gene encoding uncharacterized protein LOC127775838 isoform X3, with amino-acid sequence MPIAMESGRGHGGGGGDLFGLGGALRPAAASAAASSAGWGSDSRVGMLHCEDAAAAGEEEESDGEVESSYRGPLDTMDALQQALPRSRRGTKFDNSKSSFLVSAKDDVLSSQHTKPEVPSPKKRKGLLPSSVDKNKSQSKELSPVDDATSSPTNSTSSPTNCRKALYPAVVDSSPGKNRGYDERECCKNRPCHCLQTKSINVMDAFASPTIALLPELTSVQTKLVAISLNEVAELTDVISPSEKRRKN; translated from the exons ATGCCGATCGCCATGGAGAGCGGgcgcgggcacggcggcggcggcggcgatctgtTCGGCCTCGGGGGAGCTCTCCGCcccgcggcggcctcggcggcggcgtcgtcggcggggtGGGGAAGCGACAGCCGGGTGGGGATGTTGCACTgcgaggacgccgcggcggcgggggaggaggaggagagcgacggcgaggtggagagCTCGTACAGGGGTCCCCTGGACACCATGGACGCGCTCCAGCAGGCGCTGCCCCGCAGCCGCAG AGGGACCAAATTCGACAATAGCAAGTCTAGTTTCCTTGTGAGTGCTAAGGATGATGTGTTGTCTTCTCAACATACTAAACCGGAAGTTCCATCCCCTAAGAAGCGCAAGGGTCTTCTTCCAAGCTCTGTCGACAAGAACAAGTCACAGAGTAAAGAACTGAGCCCTGTTGACGATGCCACCAGCAGCCCAACAAATTCCACCAGCAGCCCAACAAACTGCAGGAAGGCATTATATCCGGCTGTTGTAGACAGTTCTCCAGGCAAGAACAGGGGCTACGACGAGCGTGAGTGCTGTAAAAACCGGCCTTGCCATTGCCTGCAGACAAAAAGCATCAATGTAATGGATGCCTTTGCTTCTCCAACTATTGCACTTCTACCTGAACTAACCTCAGTTCAGACGAAACTTGTCGCGATTAGTCTCAATGAAGTGGCGGAGTTGACTGATGTGATTTCTCCTAGTGAAAAGCGGAGAAAGAATTAG
- the LOC127775838 gene encoding uncharacterized protein LOC127775838 isoform X1: MPIAMESGRGHGGGGGDLFGLGGALRPAAASAAASSAGWGSDSRVGMLHCEDAAAAGEEEESDGEVESSYRGPLDTMDALQQALPRSRRRRGTKFDNSKSSFLVSAKDDVLSSQHTKPEVPSPKKRKGLLPSSVDKNKSQSKELSPVDDATSSPTNSTSSPTNCRKALYPAVVDSSPGKNRGYDERECCKNRPCHCLQTKSINVMDAFASPTIALLPELTSVQTKLVAISLNEVAELTDVISPSEKRRKN; encoded by the exons ATGCCGATCGCCATGGAGAGCGGgcgcgggcacggcggcggcggcggcgatctgtTCGGCCTCGGGGGAGCTCTCCGCcccgcggcggcctcggcggcggcgtcgtcggcggggtGGGGAAGCGACAGCCGGGTGGGGATGTTGCACTgcgaggacgccgcggcggcgggggaggaggaggagagcgacggcgaggtggagagCTCGTACAGGGGTCCCCTGGACACCATGGACGCGCTCCAGCAGGCGCTGCCCCGCAGCCGCAG GAGAAGAGGGACCAAATTCGACAATAGCAAGTCTAGTTTCCTTGTGAGTGCTAAGGATGATGTGTTGTCTTCTCAACATACTAAACCGGAAGTTCCATCCCCTAAGAAGCGCAAGGGTCTTCTTCCAAGCTCTGTCGACAAGAACAAGTCACAGAGTAAAGAACTGAGCCCTGTTGACGATGCCACCAGCAGCCCAACAAATTCCACCAGCAGCCCAACAAACTGCAGGAAGGCATTATATCCGGCTGTTGTAGACAGTTCTCCAGGCAAGAACAGGGGCTACGACGAGCGTGAGTGCTGTAAAAACCGGCCTTGCCATTGCCTGCAGACAAAAAGCATCAATGTAATGGATGCCTTTGCTTCTCCAACTATTGCACTTCTACCTGAACTAACCTCAGTTCAGACGAAACTTGTCGCGATTAGTCTCAATGAAGTGGCGGAGTTGACTGATGTGATTTCTCCTAGTGAAAAGCGGAGAAAGAATTAG
- the LOC127775838 gene encoding uncharacterized protein LOC127775838 isoform X2, whose translation MPIAMESGRGHGGGGGDLFGLGGALRPAAASAAASSAGWGSDSRVGMLHCEDAAAAGEEEESDGEVESSYRGPLDTMDALQQALPRSRRRGTKFDNSKSSFLVSAKDDVLSSQHTKPEVPSPKKRKGLLPSSVDKNKSQSKELSPVDDATSSPTNSTSSPTNCRKALYPAVVDSSPGKNRGYDERECCKNRPCHCLQTKSINVMDAFASPTIALLPELTSVQTKLVAISLNEVAELTDVISPSEKRRKN comes from the exons ATGCCGATCGCCATGGAGAGCGGgcgcgggcacggcggcggcggcggcgatctgtTCGGCCTCGGGGGAGCTCTCCGCcccgcggcggcctcggcggcggcgtcgtcggcggggtGGGGAAGCGACAGCCGGGTGGGGATGTTGCACTgcgaggacgccgcggcggcgggggaggaggaggagagcgacggcgaggtggagagCTCGTACAGGGGTCCCCTGGACACCATGGACGCGCTCCAGCAGGCGCTGCCCCGCAGCCGCAG AAGAGGGACCAAATTCGACAATAGCAAGTCTAGTTTCCTTGTGAGTGCTAAGGATGATGTGTTGTCTTCTCAACATACTAAACCGGAAGTTCCATCCCCTAAGAAGCGCAAGGGTCTTCTTCCAAGCTCTGTCGACAAGAACAAGTCACAGAGTAAAGAACTGAGCCCTGTTGACGATGCCACCAGCAGCCCAACAAATTCCACCAGCAGCCCAACAAACTGCAGGAAGGCATTATATCCGGCTGTTGTAGACAGTTCTCCAGGCAAGAACAGGGGCTACGACGAGCGTGAGTGCTGTAAAAACCGGCCTTGCCATTGCCTGCAGACAAAAAGCATCAATGTAATGGATGCCTTTGCTTCTCCAACTATTGCACTTCTACCTGAACTAACCTCAGTTCAGACGAAACTTGTCGCGATTAGTCTCAATGAAGTGGCGGAGTTGACTGATGTGATTTCTCCTAGTGAAAAGCGGAGAAAGAATTAG